The following proteins are encoded in a genomic region of Glycine soja cultivar W05 chromosome 17, ASM419377v2, whole genome shotgun sequence:
- the LOC114393154 gene encoding uncharacterized protein LOC114393154: protein MTTTTMLLRSSSTPILNSRIPHSNLNPKDSPHEPEILHRSPRTRSLTLSASLSSLSPSRMTRALSETDLSARSKTASFGSALFSFYESDDGDVAVVEGGGVGGGGGGWDNGDGGGSGFWDSNNGNDSTDLYYRTMIEANPGNPLFLGNYARYLKEVRGDYVKAEEYCSRAILANPNDGKVLSMYADLIWESQKDASRAETYFDQAVKAAPDDCYVLASYAHFLWDAEEEEDDEVQEDYSEISPSFLHGAAPPPPPPLAAAS, encoded by the exons ATGACAACAACGACAATGCTTCTTCGTAGCTCATCCACGCCGATTCTCAATTCTCGCATCCCTCACTCGAATCTCAACCCCAAGGATTCGCCTCACGAACCTGAAATCCTTCACCGGAGCCCGCGGACGCGCTCGCTCACGCTCTCCGCGTCGTTGAGTTCGCTGTCGCCTAGCAGAATGACGCGAGCGTTGTCGGAGACTGATCTTTCCGCGCGCTCCAAAACGGCGTCGTTCGGCtccgctttgttttccttctacGAGTCGGACGATGGAGACGTTGCGGTTGTTGAAGGAGGCGGAGTTGGCGGCGGCGGCGGTGGATGGGACAATGGTGACGGCGGAGGTTCGGGGTTTTGGGATTCGAATAACGGGAACGATAGCACAGACTTGTATTACCGGACGATGATTGAAGCCAATCCAGGGAACCCTCTGTTTCTTGGCAACTACGCGAGGTACTTGAAAGAG GTTCGAGGGGACTATGTGAAAGCGGAGGAGTACTGTTCTAGAGCGATATTGGCGAATCCGAATGATGGGAAGGTGCTATCGATGTATGCAGATTTGATATGGGAGAGCCAAAAGGATGCTTCGCGTGCTGAGACTTATTTTGATCAAGCGGTTAAAGCAGCTCCTGATGACTG TTATGTTCTGGCATCTTACGCTCATTTTCTTTGGGacgctgaggaagaggaagatgatgaAGTGCAAGAAGATTACTCTGAAATATCTCCCAGTTTCTTACATGGAGCtgctccaccaccacctcctcctTTAGCTGCTGCTTCTTAA
- the LOC114393550 gene encoding CBL-interacting serine/threonine-protein kinase 24-like — protein sequence MKKVRRKIGKYEVGRTIGEGTFAKVKFARNSETGESVAIKVMAKTTILQHRMVEQIKREISIMKIVRHPNIVRLHEVLASQTKIYIILEFVMGGELYDKIVQLGKLSENESRHYFQQLIDAVDHCHRKGVYHRDLKPENLLLDAYGNLKVSDFGLSALTKQGADLLHTTCGTPNYVAPEVLSNRGYDGAAADVWSCGVILYVLMAGYLPFEEADLPTLYRRINAAEFVCPFWFSADTKSFIQKILDPNPKTRVKIEEIRKDPWFKKNYFPVKLGEDEQVNLDDVRAVFDDIEDQYVSERSEITEGGPLIMNAFEMIALSQGLNLSPLFDRHQDYVKRQTRFVSRKPAKVIISSIEAVAESMGLKVHSRNYKVRLEGVSANRVGQFAVVLEVFEVAPSLFMVDVRKATGDTFDYHKFYKNFCGKLGNIIWRPAGTMPNSNLRKQMTL from the exons atgaagaaggtgaggaGAAAGATCGGCAAGTATGAGGTGGGTCGGACTATTGGCGAAGGCACCTTCGCCAAGGTTAAGTTCGCAAGAAACTCGGAGACAGGGGAGAGCGTGGCTATTAAAGTCATGGCTAAGACCACCATTCTCCAGCACAGAATGGTTGAACAG ATTAAAAGAGAGATATCCATTATGAAGATTGTCAGGCATCCTAATATAGTTAGATTGCACGAG gtTTTGGCTAGCCAGACCAAGATCTACATAATCCTTGAATTTGTAATGGGAGGGGAACTATATGATAAAATT GTTCAGCTGGGAAAGCTTTCTGAAAATGAATCTAGGCACTACTTTCAACAACTTATAGACGCAGTTGATCATTGTCATAGAAAGGGTGTGTACCATAGAGACTTGAAG CCTGAAAATCTTCTTCTTGATGCTTACGGAAATTTGAAGGTTTCTGACTTTGGATTGAGTGCATTGACTAAACAG ggTGCTGACCTTCTTCACACCACTTGTGGGACCCCAAACTATGTTGCCCCTGAG GTACTCAGCAATAGAGGATATGATGGTGCAGCAGCTGATGTTTGGTCATGTGGAGTCATCCTATATGTTCTAATGGCTGGATATCTTCCTTTTGAGGAGGCAGACCTTCCAACACTGTATAGAAGG ATCAATGCTGCAGAATTTGTTTGCCCATTCTGGTTTTCTGCTGACACAAAGTCATTCATACAAAAAATTCTGGATCCTAATCCTAAAACA CGGGtgaaaattgaagaaataaGGAAAGATCCATGGTTCAAGAAAAACTATTTTCCTGTCAAACTCGGGGAAGATGAGCAAGTGAATTTGGATGATGTTCGGGCTGTTTTTGATGATATTGAG GACCAGTATGTTTCTGAAAGGTCAGAAATTACTGAGGGAGGTCCTCTGATAATGAATGCATTTGAGATGATTGCTTTATCACAAGGGTTGAATCTTTCACCACTATTTGATAGGCATCAg GATTATGTAAAGCGGCAAACTCGTTTTGTCTCCCGTAAACCAGCAAAAGTTATAATTTCTTCAATTGAAGCTGTTGCAGAGTCAATGGGTCTTAAGGTCCATTCTCGCAATTACAAG GTGAGGCTTGAAGGCGTTTCTGCAAACAGGGTTGGACAATTTGCAGTGGTCTTGGAG gTGTTTGAAGTTGCGCCATCCCTTTTCATGGTTGATGTTCGGAAGGCCACTGGGGATACTTTTGACTACCACAAG TTTTACAAGAATTTTTGTGGCAAACTAGGAAACATTATTTGGAGACCGGCAGGGACTATGCCAAATTCTAATCTGCGCAAGCAAATGACTTTATAA